A genomic window from Luteolibacter sp. LG18 includes:
- a CDS encoding glycoside hydrolase 43 family protein — protein sequence MSRLLPVLAAALCSAAASLPAHAWQSDNGDGTFTNPPLYADYPDPDVIRVGDDFYFVTTTFANSPGLRILHSKDLVNWEILGHVVERLEGSEKFDLKNGNAYRGGIFAPSIRHRGGVFYVVVTPVGQNTRIYQTKDPKGPWTCHELDRPAFDPGFFIDDDGKGYIITSGGWDGTATLLTLNEDYTKVTSEEKVHFNKGAEGSKLVKRGGWYYLFNAIPGRLALTVSRAKSLHGPWETREQIDDRTGGHQGAIVDLPDGRDFGFVMIDNRFAGRMTNFSPVFWEDGWPVWGTKEAPGKVPERAEKPVKGGPVMQPATSDTFNSATLGVQWEWNHNPDTARWSLIERPGFLRLHATEASTLWTARNTLTQKGQGPWSRGDVKLDLRNLKPGDTCGFGTFGKVNGHIAVTCGADGALALGMQVIEDTTQGQKTDVRVAPQPFRAKEVFLRTELDFKSGKAMCAYSLDAKEWKTLGGEFDATYDWQTGTFQGPQFALFCFNPKPGAGFVDVDAFRFSDQR from the coding sequence ATGTCCCGACTGCTTCCCGTCCTGGCTGCCGCCCTCTGCTCGGCGGCAGCCTCCCTTCCCGCGCACGCATGGCAATCCGACAACGGCGATGGAACGTTCACGAATCCGCCGCTGTACGCGGACTACCCGGATCCGGACGTGATCCGGGTGGGCGATGACTTCTATTTCGTCACCACCACCTTCGCGAACTCCCCCGGCCTGCGCATCCTGCATTCGAAGGACCTCGTGAACTGGGAAATCCTCGGCCACGTGGTGGAGCGCCTCGAAGGCAGCGAGAAATTCGACCTGAAAAACGGCAACGCCTACCGCGGCGGGATCTTCGCGCCGAGCATCCGCCACCGCGGCGGGGTCTTCTACGTGGTGGTCACGCCGGTGGGTCAGAACACGCGGATCTATCAGACGAAGGACCCGAAGGGCCCGTGGACCTGCCACGAGCTGGATCGCCCGGCTTTCGATCCCGGGTTCTTCATCGATGACGATGGCAAGGGCTACATCATCACCTCCGGCGGATGGGACGGCACCGCCACGCTGCTCACCCTGAACGAGGACTACACCAAGGTCACCTCCGAGGAAAAGGTCCACTTCAACAAGGGCGCGGAAGGTTCGAAGCTGGTGAAACGCGGCGGGTGGTACTATCTCTTCAACGCGATCCCCGGCCGACTGGCGCTCACCGTTTCCCGCGCCAAGAGCCTGCACGGGCCGTGGGAAACGCGCGAGCAGATCGACGACCGCACCGGTGGCCACCAAGGCGCGATCGTGGACCTGCCGGACGGCCGGGACTTCGGCTTCGTGATGATCGACAACCGCTTCGCGGGCCGGATGACGAATTTCAGCCCGGTGTTCTGGGAAGACGGCTGGCCGGTGTGGGGCACGAAGGAGGCGCCGGGCAAGGTGCCGGAGCGCGCGGAGAAGCCGGTGAAGGGCGGGCCCGTGATGCAGCCCGCCACCTCGGACACCTTCAACTCCGCCACCCTCGGCGTGCAGTGGGAGTGGAACCACAATCCGGACACCGCCCGCTGGTCGCTCATCGAGCGCCCCGGTTTCCTGCGCCTCCACGCGACCGAGGCCAGCACCCTGTGGACGGCGAGGAACACGCTCACGCAAAAGGGCCAGGGACCGTGGAGCCGAGGCGATGTGAAGCTGGACCTGCGCAACCTCAAGCCGGGCGACACCTGCGGCTTCGGCACCTTCGGCAAGGTCAACGGCCACATCGCGGTGACCTGCGGCGCGGACGGCGCGCTCGCGCTCGGCATGCAGGTGATCGAGGACACCACGCAGGGCCAGAAGACGGACGTGCGCGTGGCACCGCAGCCGTTCCGGGCAAAGGAGGTCTTCCTGCGCACCGAGCTCGATTTCAAGTCCGGCAAGGCGATGTGCGCCTACAGCCTGGATGCGAAGGAATGGAAGACCCTCGGTGGCGAGTTCGACGCCACCTATGACTGGCAGACCGGCACCTTCCAGGGGCCGCAGTTCGCCCTCTTCTGTTTCAACCCGAAGCCCGGCGCGGGCTTCGTGGACGTGGACGCGTTCCGTTTCTCCGACCAGCGCTGA
- a CDS encoding autotransporter-associated beta strand repeat-containing protein → MNPLAIQKPRLSFRAPLPVTCSLPLLLALGTVNAADWTGATDSNWSTPGNWTGGSVPGATVNAVVNTSTGNIATISADVTDTPTEIVIGGWFNTGRVDHTAGTLGTVHAGWPLGWLLVGFGVNGNGTYNLANTATTGGTLTGYGTGSGTLNITDAVFLGEPFGDNTQAGTSTLNINTTGALNITFGLNGAPNLYQSTVNLDAGTVNIGQELWVARNGTGVFNQSGGTVNSTGWLVLSRYNTATSTYNLTGGTVNAATSYGNVPLVSEGGSGTLNVSGGLFNTPAALWVAEGYGGSGTGTLNLSGSGVVKVGNTTDGVRMAVNGGTNGIVNLNGGTLETPVVTNGNGTGTFNFNGGTLKGTQTRSDFVAGISHTWVKAGGAVIDSAGFNLVIPQALLTDTVSTGGGLTKTGAGDLALTGANTYTGETKVLAGSLTLSSAFLADASTVRISGGATLALTHGATDVIRKLYVNGTQLAAGLYRSADGSGDGTVLAELSGTGKLQVTTNPVSEAYETWIASYFPGQTNPAVVDVTADPDGDGKTNLNEFAFDDSPASATTAGKMVGKTAMVDGEQSYVLVLPVRDGATFSGSAEQTSSTVDGIRYRIEGSMDLAAWNLSVVEVLGADKAAAEASMPALHSGWSYRSFSIGAPLAFSSRAFLRAVAIQQP, encoded by the coding sequence ATGAACCCGCTTGCCATCCAAAAACCCCGTTTGTCCTTCCGCGCCCCCCTGCCCGTCACGTGTAGCCTCCCCCTGCTGCTCGCACTCGGCACGGTGAACGCCGCGGACTGGACCGGCGCGACCGACTCGAATTGGAGCACACCCGGCAACTGGACCGGCGGCAGCGTGCCAGGAGCAACGGTGAACGCCGTGGTCAACACCAGCACCGGCAACATCGCCACCATCTCCGCGGACGTCACTGACACACCGACCGAGATCGTGATCGGCGGCTGGTTCAACACCGGCCGGGTGGACCACACCGCGGGCACGCTGGGCACGGTCCACGCCGGTTGGCCGCTGGGCTGGCTGCTGGTCGGTTTCGGCGTGAACGGCAACGGCACCTACAACCTCGCGAACACGGCCACCACCGGCGGCACTCTCACCGGCTACGGCACCGGATCGGGCACGCTGAACATCACCGACGCCGTGTTCCTGGGCGAGCCCTTCGGTGACAACACCCAGGCCGGCACCTCGACGCTCAACATCAACACCACCGGCGCGCTCAACATCACCTTCGGCCTCAATGGCGCGCCGAACCTGTATCAATCCACGGTCAACCTCGATGCCGGCACGGTGAACATCGGCCAGGAACTGTGGGTGGCGCGCAACGGCACCGGGGTCTTCAACCAATCCGGCGGCACGGTGAACTCGACGGGCTGGTTGGTGCTGAGCCGCTACAACACCGCAACCTCCACCTACAACCTGACCGGCGGCACCGTGAACGCGGCGACCAGCTACGGCAATGTACCGCTCGTTTCGGAAGGCGGCAGCGGCACGCTCAACGTGAGCGGCGGCCTCTTCAACACCCCGGCGGCGCTGTGGGTGGCGGAAGGTTACGGCGGCTCCGGCACCGGCACGCTGAACCTCTCCGGCAGCGGCGTGGTGAAGGTGGGCAACACCACCGATGGCGTGCGGATGGCGGTGAACGGCGGCACCAACGGCATCGTCAACCTCAACGGCGGCACGCTTGAAACGCCGGTGGTCACCAACGGCAACGGCACGGGCACCTTCAACTTCAACGGCGGCACACTGAAGGGCACCCAAACGCGCTCCGATTTCGTGGCCGGCATCAGCCACACGTGGGTGAAGGCGGGCGGCGCGGTGATCGATTCGGCCGGTTTCAATCTCGTGATCCCGCAGGCACTGCTGACCGACACGGTTTCGACCGGCGGTGGCCTGACCAAAACGGGCGCGGGCGACCTGGCCCTGACCGGTGCCAACACCTACACCGGTGAGACCAAGGTATTGGCCGGCTCGCTGACCCTCAGCTCGGCGTTCCTGGCCGATGCCTCGACGGTGCGCATCAGCGGCGGCGCCACGCTGGCACTCACCCATGGCGCGACCGACGTGATCCGCAAGCTTTACGTCAACGGCACCCAGCTCGCCGCCGGTCTCTACCGCTCCGCGGATGGCAGTGGCGACGGCACGGTGCTGGCCGAACTGAGCGGCACCGGCAAGCTGCAGGTGACGACCAACCCCGTGAGCGAGGCCTATGAGACCTGGATCGCCAGCTACTTCCCCGGCCAGACCAACCCCGCGGTGGTGGACGTCACGGCCGATCCGGATGGCGACGGCAAAACCAACCTGAACGAGTTCGCCTTCGACGACAGCCCGGCCTCCGCCACCACCGCCGGCAAAATGGTGGGCAAAACCGCCATGGTGGACGGCGAGCAGTCCTACGTGCTGGTGCTGCCGGTGCGCGACGGCGCGACGTTCAGCGGATCGGCCGAGCAAACGTCCTCGACGGTGGACGGCATCCGCTACCGGATCGAAGGCAGCATGGACCTCGCGGCGTGGAACCTTTCGGTGGTCGAGGTGCTGGGTGCCGACAAGGCGGCCGCGGAGGCCTCGATGCCGGCGCTGCACAGCGGCTGGAGCTACCGGAGCTTCTCCATTGGAGCTCCCCTCGCCTTCAGCTCCAGGGCATTCCTCCGCGCGGTGGCCATCCAGCAACCCTGA
- a CDS encoding LacI family DNA-binding transcriptional regulator gives MADIARITGVSKNTVSLALRGSSRVREDTRQRVEQAARKLGYRLNPTVAHLMAELRQNRTVGFQATLAMINAHETRDAFTTHPTIPIYVEGCRQRAKHLGYKLDEFWMHEPDMPVGRWQSIFRARNIRGLLIVGLMRGNRLPSRLAPLWEEFPTLVTGVRTRDPELSYTCSDHHTLALKAFEKAVELGYQRPALVLDRVIDELIEGRFTAGFLTGQSRLIPIRHRTRPFYDVEAARKEREVFTRWFKRNRPDVIFTLYHEVKRWVQDMGLRVPQDVGLIQYEWRADHGAWTGMDQRNDLVGATAVDMLVSMIHHNAHGVPDYPVATLIGSQWIEGGTTKG, from the coding sequence ATGGCCGACATCGCGAGAATCACCGGCGTTTCCAAGAACACCGTGAGCCTGGCGTTGCGCGGCAGCAGCCGGGTGCGGGAGGACACGCGGCAGCGGGTGGAGCAGGCCGCGCGGAAGCTGGGCTACCGCCTGAATCCCACCGTGGCCCACCTGATGGCGGAGCTGCGCCAGAACCGCACGGTGGGTTTTCAGGCGACGCTGGCGATGATCAACGCGCACGAGACCCGCGACGCCTTCACCACCCACCCCACGATCCCGATCTACGTGGAAGGCTGCCGCCAGAGGGCGAAACACCTGGGTTACAAGCTGGATGAATTCTGGATGCATGAGCCGGACATGCCGGTGGGACGCTGGCAATCGATCTTCCGCGCACGCAACATCCGCGGTCTGCTGATCGTGGGGCTGATGCGCGGCAACCGCCTGCCATCGCGGCTCGCGCCGCTGTGGGAGGAGTTCCCCACGCTGGTGACCGGCGTGCGCACGCGCGACCCCGAGCTGTCCTACACGTGCAGCGACCACCACACGCTCGCCCTGAAAGCCTTCGAGAAAGCGGTCGAACTCGGTTACCAACGCCCGGCCCTGGTGCTGGACCGGGTGATCGACGAGTTGATCGAGGGCCGGTTCACCGCCGGTTTCCTCACTGGCCAGAGCCGCCTCATTCCGATCCGCCACCGCACGCGGCCGTTCTACGATGTCGAGGCGGCGCGAAAGGAACGGGAGGTGTTCACCCGTTGGTTCAAGCGCAACCGACCGGATGTGATCTTCACCCTCTACCACGAGGTGAAACGTTGGGTGCAGGACATGGGACTGCGGGTGCCGCAGGACGTGGGCTTGATCCAGTATGAATGGCGCGCCGACCACGGTGCCTGGACCGGCATGGATCAGCGCAACGACCTCGTCGGCGCGACGGCGGTGGACATGCTGGTTTCGATGATCCACCACAACGCCCACGGCGTGCCGGATTACCCGGTGGCGACCTTGATCGGGAGCCAGTGGATCGAGGGCGGGACCACCAAGGGATAA
- a CDS encoding ribulokinase — MPYTIGLDYGTNSARALVVDCADGREIGTAVVDYPSGHQGILLDSADHHLARQSPADYLFVLEKSVLLALEAARAEDPAFSPDQVAGIGMDGTGSSPLPVDAANVPLASDPRHAANPNAQCWLWKDHTSIPEAAAITAKARELRPQYLAKIGGTYSSEWFWAKLWHCLKVDPSVFEAAYSWVELSDFIPAVLAGISDPRLIRRGVCMAGHKALYAEDWGGLPDKEFLSALDPRLADLRDRLYEQAHDASVPAGHLCPEWAEKLGLPAGIPIAIGEMDVHYGAIGCGVEEGTLVKIIGTSTCDCAVVSADKEVADIPGICGIVKGAILPGYHGIEAGQSAVGDIFKWYVEGVLGDVSLHGPLTGEAALLKPAQSGLLALDWNNGNRTILVDQSLTGLLLGQTLYTTRAEIYRALIEATAFGARAIIDRIRDYGVPVERIVCSGGIAEKNALLMQIYADVTGCEMRLSRSSQSCALGSAIGAAVVAGVHADFATAQAAMTGLKDTVYQPIPENRETYDELYRLYRDLHDSFGGVAPDRGLGHVMKDLLSLKSKHRN; from the coding sequence ATGCCTTACACGATCGGTCTCGACTATGGAACCAACTCGGCCCGCGCGCTTGTCGTCGATTGCGCCGATGGCCGCGAGATCGGCACGGCGGTGGTCGATTACCCCTCCGGTCACCAGGGCATCCTGCTCGACTCAGCCGATCACCACCTCGCCCGCCAGAGTCCGGCCGACTACCTTTTCGTGCTGGAGAAGTCGGTGCTGCTCGCCCTTGAGGCCGCCCGCGCCGAGGACCCCGCGTTCAGCCCGGACCAGGTGGCGGGCATCGGCATGGACGGCACCGGCTCCAGCCCGCTGCCGGTGGACGCCGCCAATGTTCCGCTCGCGTCCGATCCCCGCCACGCCGCGAACCCGAACGCCCAGTGCTGGCTGTGGAAGGACCACACTTCCATCCCGGAGGCCGCCGCGATCACCGCGAAGGCACGGGAACTACGACCGCAGTATCTCGCGAAGATCGGCGGCACCTACTCGTCCGAATGGTTCTGGGCAAAGCTCTGGCACTGCCTGAAGGTCGATCCCTCCGTCTTCGAGGCCGCGTATTCCTGGGTCGAGCTTTCCGATTTCATCCCCGCCGTGCTTGCCGGGATCTCCGATCCGCGCCTGATCCGCCGCGGCGTGTGCATGGCCGGGCACAAGGCGCTCTACGCCGAGGACTGGGGCGGCCTGCCGGACAAGGAATTCCTGTCCGCCCTCGACCCGCGCCTCGCCGATCTCCGCGACCGCCTCTACGAGCAGGCGCACGATGCCTCCGTGCCCGCTGGCCACCTTTGTCCGGAGTGGGCCGAGAAGCTCGGCCTGCCCGCGGGCATTCCCATCGCCATCGGCGAGATGGACGTCCACTACGGGGCCATCGGCTGCGGGGTGGAGGAGGGGACCTTGGTGAAGATCATCGGCACCTCCACCTGCGATTGTGCGGTCGTTTCCGCCGACAAGGAGGTGGCGGATATCCCCGGGATCTGCGGCATCGTGAAGGGTGCGATCCTCCCCGGCTACCACGGCATCGAGGCCGGGCAATCCGCCGTCGGCGATATCTTCAAATGGTATGTGGAAGGCGTGCTCGGCGATGTCTCGCTGCACGGACCCCTTACCGGCGAGGCCGCCTTGCTGAAGCCCGCCCAATCCGGTCTGCTGGCCTTGGATTGGAACAATGGCAACCGCACCATCCTCGTCGATCAGAGCCTCACCGGCCTGCTTCTCGGCCAGACGCTCTACACCACCCGCGCCGAGATCTACCGCGCGCTCATTGAGGCCACCGCCTTCGGCGCCCGCGCCATCATCGACCGCATCCGCGACTACGGCGTGCCCGTCGAGCGCATCGTCTGCTCCGGCGGCATCGCCGAAAAGAACGCCCTGCTCATGCAGATCTATGCCGATGTCACCGGCTGCGAGATGCGCCTGTCCCGCTCGTCCCAATCCTGCGCGCTCGGTTCCGCCATCGGCGCGGCGGTCGTCGCCGGGGTGCACGCGGATTTCGCCACCGCCCAGGCCGCAATGACCGGCCTGAAGGACACCGTCTACCAGCCGATCCCGGAGAACCGGGAAACCTACGACGAACTCTACCGGCTCTACCGCGACCTCCACGACTCCTTCGGCGGCGTCGCGCCGGACCGCGGCCTCGGCCACGTCATGAAGGACCTCCTTTCGCTGAAATCCAAACACCGGAACTGA
- the araA gene encoding L-arabinose isomerase: MSAINSFDHLEVWFVTGSQHLYGPEALAQVDVHSQAVVDALNASGALPHKVVFKPVLKSSAEITQLAVDANSAPNCIGLIAWMHTFSPAKMWIEGLQILRKPLADLHTQFNRDIPWESIDMDFMNLNQTAHGGREFGHIGARLRLPRKVVVGHWQDPDVHARLAAWSRAARGWHASRNLKLARIGDNMRHVAVTEGDKVSAQIRFGWEVNTHGIGDLVAKVDAATAEQIDALCALYEEKYRVAPELQKGGARHQSLRDSAAIEIGLRALLEEGGFTAFTTTFEDLHGMKQLPGLAVQRLMEDGYGFAGEGDWKTAALTRVMKVMAHGLEGGTSFMEDYTYHLDPADPLILGAHMLEICPSIASEVPRIEIHPLGIGGKEDPCRMVFDCGAGAAVNASVIDLGNRHRFLVNEVECVAPCHTLPKLPVARVLWKPQPDLKTATAAWIHAGGAHHTVLSYSLTTEHLEDFTEMARIELSVIDAGTGLRSYKTELRQQDLYHHLAQGLQG, encoded by the coding sequence ATGTCCGCCATCAATTCCTTCGACCACCTTGAAGTCTGGTTCGTCACCGGCTCCCAGCACCTCTACGGCCCCGAGGCACTCGCCCAGGTGGATGTGCACTCGCAGGCCGTCGTCGATGCCCTGAACGCCTCCGGCGCGCTGCCGCACAAGGTCGTCTTCAAGCCGGTCCTCAAGTCCTCCGCCGAGATCACGCAACTGGCGGTCGATGCGAACTCCGCGCCCAACTGCATCGGCCTCATCGCCTGGATGCACACCTTCTCCCCCGCGAAGATGTGGATCGAGGGCCTCCAGATCCTGCGCAAGCCGCTGGCCGACCTGCACACCCAGTTCAACCGCGACATCCCGTGGGAGTCCATCGACATGGACTTCATGAACCTGAACCAGACCGCCCACGGCGGCCGGGAGTTCGGCCACATCGGCGCGCGCCTGCGCCTGCCGCGGAAGGTCGTCGTCGGCCACTGGCAGGACCCGGACGTCCACGCGCGCCTCGCCGCGTGGTCCCGCGCCGCCCGCGGTTGGCACGCCTCGCGGAACCTGAAGCTCGCCCGCATCGGCGACAACATGCGCCACGTGGCGGTGACGGAGGGTGACAAGGTTTCCGCCCAGATCCGCTTCGGCTGGGAGGTGAACACCCACGGCATCGGCGATCTCGTTGCCAAGGTGGACGCCGCCACCGCGGAGCAGATCGATGCCCTCTGCGCCTTGTATGAGGAGAAATACCGCGTTGCTCCCGAGTTGCAGAAGGGTGGGGCCCGCCACCAGTCGCTGCGCGATTCCGCCGCGATCGAGATCGGCCTGCGCGCGCTGCTGGAGGAAGGTGGCTTCACCGCCTTCACCACCACCTTCGAGGACCTTCACGGCATGAAGCAGCTCCCCGGCCTCGCGGTGCAGCGGCTGATGGAGGATGGCTACGGCTTCGCGGGCGAGGGCGATTGGAAAACCGCCGCGCTCACCCGCGTGATGAAGGTGATGGCCCACGGCCTGGAGGGCGGCACGTCCTTCATGGAGGACTACACCTATCACCTCGATCCCGCCGATCCGCTCATCCTCGGCGCGCACATGCTGGAGATCTGCCCCTCGATCGCCAGCGAGGTGCCGCGGATCGAGATCCACCCGCTGGGCATCGGCGGGAAGGAGGATCCCTGCCGCATGGTCTTCGATTGCGGCGCGGGTGCCGCCGTGAATGCATCCGTCATCGACCTCGGCAACCGCCACCGGTTCCTCGTCAACGAGGTCGAGTGCGTGGCCCCGTGCCACACGTTGCCGAAGCTCCCCGTGGCCCGCGTGCTGTGGAAGCCGCAGCCCGATCTCAAGACCGCCACCGCCGCGTGGATCCACGCCGGCGGAGCGCACCACACCGTGCTCTCCTACTCGCTGACCACCGAGCACCTCGAGGACTTCACCGAGATGGCGCGGATCGAACTCAGCGTCATCGATGCCGGCACCGGCCTCCGTTCCTACAAGACCGAGCTCCGCCAGCAGGACCTCTACCACCACCTCGCCCAAGGCCTCCAGGGCTGA
- the araD gene encoding L-ribulose-5-phosphate 4-epimerase AraD codes for MSYQSIKEECLAANLALPRTGLVDLTFGNVSVADPERRVFAIKPSGVAYDALTVDDMVVLDYDGNVIEGTLRPSSDAPTHRCLFLHFAGIRSVVHTHSRSAVAFAQAALDLPVLGTTHCDYFNGPVPVTRTMTPEEVGGAYEWETGKVIVERFAGIDPMDVPAVLVRNHGPFAWGASGAKAVENALALEIVADMAIKALSLNPAAPAAPGHLLEKHFSRKHGAGAYYGQAG; via the coding sequence ATGAGCTACCAATCCATCAAGGAGGAATGCCTGGCCGCGAACCTCGCGCTGCCGCGCACCGGCCTCGTCGACCTCACCTTCGGGAACGTCTCCGTCGCCGATCCGGAGCGCCGGGTGTTCGCGATCAAGCCCAGCGGCGTGGCGTATGACGCCCTTACGGTGGACGACATGGTGGTGCTCGATTACGACGGCAACGTCATCGAGGGCACCCTGCGGCCGTCGTCGGACGCGCCCACGCACCGCTGCTTGTTCCTGCATTTCGCGGGCATCCGCTCGGTGGTCCACACCCATTCCCGCTCCGCGGTGGCCTTCGCCCAGGCGGCGCTGGACCTGCCGGTGCTGGGGACCACTCACTGCGATTACTTCAATGGCCCGGTGCCGGTCACCCGCACCATGACGCCGGAGGAAGTCGGTGGTGCCTATGAATGGGAGACCGGCAAGGTGATCGTCGAGCGCTTCGCGGGGATCGATCCCATGGATGTGCCGGCGGTGCTGGTGCGGAACCACGGGCCCTTTGCCTGGGGGGCGTCCGGGGCGAAGGCGGTGGAGAACGCGCTGGCGCTCGAGATCGTGGCGGACATGGCGATCAAGGCGCTGTCGCTGAACCCGGCGGCTCCGGCGGCTCCGGGGCATCTGCTGGAGAAGCATTTCTCGCGGAAACATGGTGCCGGGGCCTATTACGGGCAGGCCGGTTGA
- a CDS encoding AraC family transcriptional regulator: MRGAVEYLLGHYTQSLELPELAERCGLSPKGLRGQFKRFMGITPMECLIRIRVEKAKRLLAGTNTPIKDIAVEVGFYDHSSLNRHFIRLAGMPPSIYRDQKHAEILSKFGVLTEGAGARQVV; this comes from the coding sequence GTGCGTGGCGCGGTCGAGTACCTGCTCGGCCACTACACCCAGTCCCTCGAGCTGCCGGAACTGGCGGAGCGCTGCGGCTTGTCGCCGAAGGGGCTCCGCGGCCAGTTCAAGCGTTTCATGGGGATCACCCCGATGGAGTGCCTGATCCGCATCCGCGTGGAGAAGGCGAAGCGCCTGCTGGCGGGGACCAACACGCCGATCAAGGACATCGCGGTGGAGGTAGGGTTCTACGACCACAGCAGCCTCAACCGGCACTTCATCCGGCTGGCGGGCATGCCTCCCTCGATCTATCGCGACCAGAAGCACGCCGAGATCCTTTCGAAGTTCGGCGTGCTCACGGAGGGGGCGGGGGCCCGTCAGGTGGTTTGA
- a CDS encoding LacI family DNA-binding transcriptional regulator — MTTPHRVTIKDIARSVGLSTAAVSQALRPRSDSNIKLQADTAERIREAARKLNYQPHSGARSIRSNTFNNLGYFVAKTGLLTSSPQGYMAGVHDVAEEQGYRMTMIRLPRNAEELENIDEVMPGVFKERNLDALVVESYSELAAHIYKRIQANRMPVVFVNDRHKTNSVYVDDEWGAVQVTQHLLERGYQRIGFIHREVIGGPTVARMHYSAADREKGYRKAMRAAGRKAACHVARTTGVVGSDVLLSEEDWKAISAFDAVVAYDDDLANLICRAAYDRDQRVPDHLAVAGFNGDYASLSGWRHLTTVRIPSYEMGRMAAEMALKLVSGEGDTTLPSIACRPELVVGQTT; from the coding sequence ATGACGACACCCCATCGAGTGACCATCAAGGACATCGCGCGCAGCGTCGGGCTCAGCACCGCGGCCGTCTCGCAGGCCTTGCGTCCTCGCTCGGACTCCAACATCAAGCTCCAGGCGGACACCGCCGAACGCATCCGCGAGGCCGCCCGCAAGCTGAACTACCAGCCGCACTCCGGCGCGCGCTCGATCCGCTCGAACACCTTCAACAACCTCGGCTACTTCGTCGCGAAGACCGGCCTGCTCACCAGCTCCCCGCAGGGCTACATGGCCGGCGTCCACGACGTCGCCGAGGAACAGGGCTACCGCATGACGATGATCCGCCTGCCGCGGAACGCCGAGGAACTCGAGAACATCGACGAGGTGATGCCCGGCGTCTTCAAGGAGCGCAACCTCGATGCCCTCGTCGTGGAAAGCTACAGCGAGCTGGCCGCGCACATCTACAAACGCATCCAGGCCAACCGCATGCCCGTCGTCTTCGTCAACGACCGCCACAAGACCAACTCCGTCTACGTCGACGATGAGTGGGGCGCGGTGCAGGTCACCCAGCACCTCCTCGAACGCGGCTACCAGCGCATCGGCTTCATCCACCGCGAGGTGATCGGCGGCCCCACCGTCGCCCGCATGCACTACAGCGCCGCGGACCGCGAGAAGGGCTACCGCAAGGCGATGCGCGCCGCCGGCCGCAAGGCCGCCTGCCACGTCGCCCGCACCACCGGCGTGGTCGGCTCCGACGTCCTGCTCTCCGAGGAGGATTGGAAGGCGATCTCCGCCTTCGACGCGGTGGTCGCCTACGACGACGACCTGGCCAACCTGATCTGCCGCGCCGCCTACGACCGCGACCAGCGCGTCCCCGATCACCTCGCGGTGGCCGGTTTCAATGGCGACTACGCCTCGCTCAGCGGCTGGCGACACCTCACCACCGTGCGCATCCCCTCCTACGAGATGGGCCGTATGGCCGCGGAAATGGCCCTCAAATTGGTGAGCGGCGAAGGTGACACCACCCTGCCCTCGATCGCTTGCCGGCCGGAATTGGTCGTGGGTCAAACCACCTGA